A single genomic interval of Celeribacter indicus harbors:
- a CDS encoding ImuA family protein, whose translation MPSGFHESFPLRPGRVHEVCGPGAMAFALLAAPAQGTVVWLREAWMAEGLMPLGIAPFLDPSRLLVARPKDQTDSLAAAEEALRDGAVPFVVADLTRPLDLREGRRLQLAAKAGGTTGLCIIPEGMGSNAAETRWRATPVHDPDREDSTLMRWEIIKNKSGTFGAWHVRWASETRRLHVVSPAPQ comes from the coding sequence ATGCCGAGCGGTTTCCACGAGAGCTTTCCCCTGCGCCCCGGCCGCGTCCACGAGGTCTGCGGCCCCGGCGCGATGGCCTTTGCCCTGCTCGCCGCCCCGGCGCAGGGGACCGTGGTCTGGCTGCGCGAGGCCTGGATGGCGGAGGGGCTGATGCCCCTGGGGATCGCGCCCTTCCTCGATCCCTCGCGGCTCCTCGTCGCCCGGCCGAAGGACCAGACCGACAGCCTTGCCGCCGCGGAGGAGGCGCTCAGGGACGGGGCGGTTCCCTTCGTCGTGGCGGACCTCACCCGTCCCCTCGACCTGCGCGAGGGGCGGCGGCTGCAACTTGCCGCGAAGGCCGGCGGCACAACCGGGCTCTGCATCATCCCCGAGGGCATGGGATCGAATGCCGCCGAAACGCGATGGCGTGCCACGCCCGTTCACGATCCCGACAGGGAGGACTCGACTCTGATGCGCTGGGAAATTATCAAGAACAAATCAGGAACATTCGGAGCCTGGCATGTTCGGTGGGCCTCAGAAACGCGTCGTCTCCATGTGGTTTCCCCGGCTCCCCAGTGA
- a CDS encoding MDR family oxidoreductase, whose protein sequence is MSESFTAMMITDAGEHRTEAAFRPLTREELPDLPVLVEISHSTVNYKDGLALTGKGRIARRLPMVAGIDLAGTVVESASDAWAPGDEVILNGWGLSETEWGSYTKYQRVKPDWLLRRPEAFSAEQAMAIGTAGYTAALCVDALLGWGAIAAEGPDVLVTGAAGGVGSVAVALLAALGYPVAASTGREETQDYLSRLGARSFVARADLSEPGKPLQEERWSGAVDVVGSHTLANVLAQTCYGGAVTACGLAGGADLPATVMPHILRGVALLGVDSVMAPQDKRAAAWDLLARHLDKGLLSEMYTVHPMSDLPDLARDILAGRIRGRVVVEIG, encoded by the coding sequence ATGTCCGAGAGCTTCACCGCAATGATGATCACCGATGCAGGCGAGCACCGGACCGAGGCCGCCTTCCGCCCCCTGACGCGCGAGGAGCTTCCCGACCTGCCGGTGCTGGTGGAGATCAGCCACTCGACCGTGAACTACAAGGACGGGCTCGCCCTCACCGGCAAGGGCCGGATCGCGCGGCGGCTGCCGATGGTGGCGGGGATCGACCTTGCCGGCACGGTGGTGGAGAGCGCGTCCGACGCATGGGCGCCGGGCGATGAGGTGATCCTGAACGGCTGGGGCCTGTCGGAGACGGAATGGGGCAGCTACACGAAATACCAGCGGGTGAAGCCGGACTGGCTGCTGCGCCGGCCGGAGGCGTTCAGCGCCGAACAGGCGATGGCGATCGGCACGGCGGGCTACACCGCGGCGCTTTGCGTCGACGCCCTGCTCGGCTGGGGCGCGATCGCGGCGGAGGGGCCCGATGTGCTCGTGACCGGCGCGGCGGGCGGCGTCGGCTCCGTCGCCGTGGCGCTCCTCGCCGCCCTGGGCTATCCGGTCGCCGCCTCCACCGGGCGCGAGGAGACGCAGGACTACCTGTCCCGGCTCGGCGCGCGGAGCTTCGTGGCGCGCGCCGATCTGTCGGAGCCGGGAAAGCCGCTTCAGGAGGAGCGCTGGTCCGGCGCGGTGGATGTGGTCGGCTCGCACACGCTGGCCAATGTGCTGGCGCAGACCTGCTACGGCGGCGCGGTCACGGCCTGCGGGCTGGCGGGCGGGGCAGACCTTCCGGCGACGGTGATGCCGCATATCCTGCGCGGCGTCGCGCTGCTGGGCGTCGATTCGGTGATGGCCCCGCAGGACAAGCGCGCGGCGGCCTGGGACCTGCTCGCCCGCCATCTAGACAAGGGCCTCCTGTCGGAGATGTATACGGTCCATCCGATGTCCGACCTGCCCGATCTCGCGCGCGACATCCTCGCCGGCCGGATCCGTGGGCGCGTGGTGGTGGAGATCGGCTGA
- a CDS encoding phosphomannomutase — translation MSPSFGTSGLRGLVTDLTPDLVAGYTRAFLASCPHGGTVYVGRDLRPSSPDIAGSVIAAVRGAGLACVDCGAVPTPALAMAAMAAGAAAIMVTGSHIPADRNGLKFYLPTGEVSKADEARILAARATQEGFAPATAGAGQGRLARDGTVNARYRDRYVAAFGPEALAGLTLGVYRHSSVARDVMTETFEALGARTVPLAHSEAFVPVDTEAVDADTRAMLRDWCARHGLDAVVSTDGDADRPMLTDAAGTVIPGDVLGVLTARHLGARIVCTPVSSNDMVRRIPDFDAVRLTRIGSPFVIAEMEQVLTEDPEARVVGFEANGGFLLGFAAGLAGPLAPLMTRDCLLPVIAPLAAAQAAGGSVADLVAELPPCFTAADRVKEIDRDKAAGFLADLVAEAGAREAFFAAEGPIAGVDLTDGLRLDFADGSVTHLRPSGNAPEFRVYAQADSAEAARARVEAVMDRVAARVR, via the coding sequence ATGTCCCCATCCTTCGGCACGAGCGGCCTGCGCGGCCTCGTCACCGACCTGACGCCCGACCTGGTTGCGGGCTATACCCGTGCCTTCCTGGCAAGCTGCCCGCATGGCGGAACGGTCTATGTCGGACGCGACCTGCGGCCCTCCTCGCCGGACATCGCCGGGAGCGTGATCGCGGCGGTGCGCGGCGCGGGGCTCGCCTGCGTCGATTGTGGGGCGGTGCCGACCCCGGCGCTCGCCATGGCGGCGATGGCGGCGGGGGCGGCGGCGATCATGGTCACCGGAAGCCATATTCCCGCCGACCGCAACGGGCTCAAGTTCTACCTGCCGACCGGCGAGGTGTCGAAGGCGGACGAGGCGCGCATCCTCGCCGCCCGCGCGACGCAGGAGGGGTTCGCTCCGGCGACCGCAGGGGCGGGGCAGGGGCGGCTCGCGCGCGACGGGACGGTGAACGCGCGCTACCGCGACCGCTATGTCGCGGCCTTCGGCCCGGAGGCGCTCGCGGGTCTCACCCTTGGTGTCTACCGCCATTCCTCGGTGGCGCGTGACGTGATGACGGAGACCTTCGAGGCGCTGGGCGCCAGGACCGTCCCGCTCGCCCATTCGGAGGCGTTCGTGCCCGTGGACACGGAGGCCGTGGACGCCGACACCCGCGCGATGCTGCGCGACTGGTGCGCGCGCCACGGGCTTGACGCGGTGGTGTCGACGGACGGCGATGCCGACCGGCCGATGCTGACCGATGCGGCGGGCACGGTGATCCCCGGCGATGTGCTCGGCGTGCTCACGGCGCGGCATCTCGGGGCAAGGATCGTCTGCACGCCGGTCTCCTCCAACGACATGGTGCGGCGCATCCCGGACTTCGACGCGGTGCGCCTCACCCGGATCGGCTCCCCCTTCGTCATCGCGGAGATGGAGCAGGTGCTCACGGAGGACCCGGAGGCGCGGGTGGTCGGCTTCGAGGCGAATGGCGGGTTCCTTCTCGGCTTCGCGGCCGGCCTCGCCGGGCCGCTCGCCCCGCTGATGACCCGTGACTGCCTGCTGCCGGTCATCGCCCCGCTCGCGGCGGCGCAGGCGGCGGGCGGGTCGGTGGCGGATCTCGTGGCCGAACTGCCGCCCTGTTTCACCGCCGCCGACCGGGTGAAGGAGATCGACCGCGACAAGGCCGCGGGCTTTCTCGCGGATCTCGTCGCGGAGGCGGGGGCGCGCGAGGCGTTCTTCGCCGCCGAGGGGCCGATCGCGGGGGTGGATCTCACCGACGGGCTGCGGCTCGATTTCGCGGACGGCTCCGTCACCCATCTGCGCCCCTCCGGCAACGCCCCGGAATTCCGTGTCTACGCCCAGGCGGACAGCGCGGAGGCGGCGCGCGCGCGGGTCGAGGCGGTGATGGACCGCGTCGCCGCGCGCGTCAGGTAG
- a CDS encoding fumarylacetoacetate hydrolase family protein, producing MKLVRYGEPGAERPGLIDARGNLRDLTDHVTDIAGGALARLGDLKRLSPDSLPLVPDTPRLGPCVGNVGKFICIGLNYADHAAESGMSPPPEPVIFAKFTSAICGPDDPIILPRGSEKTDWEVELAVVIGKPAKYVSEERAMEHVAGVCLANDVSERSFQTERQGQWSKGKSSDNFGPLGPWLVTLDEIADLNALPMWLDVNGERMQDGSTADMIYKVPFLVSYLSQFFTLRPGDVISTGTPAGVGMGMTPPRFLRAGDVVELGIEGLGRQKQLVVEDA from the coding sequence ATGAAACTGGTGCGATACGGAGAACCCGGCGCCGAACGGCCCGGCCTGATCGACGCGCGCGGCAACCTGCGCGACCTGACGGATCACGTCACCGATATTGCCGGCGGCGCGCTGGCCCGGCTCGGCGATCTCAAGCGGCTCTCGCCCGACAGCCTGCCGCTCGTGCCCGACACGCCGCGGCTCGGTCCCTGCGTCGGCAATGTCGGCAAGTTCATCTGCATCGGGCTCAACTATGCCGACCATGCCGCCGAAAGCGGGATGTCCCCGCCGCCCGAGCCGGTGATCTTCGCGAAGTTCACCTCCGCGATTTGCGGCCCGGACGACCCGATCATCCTGCCCCGCGGTTCGGAGAAGACCGACTGGGAGGTGGAGCTCGCCGTGGTGATCGGAAAGCCCGCGAAATACGTGTCCGAAGAGCGCGCGATGGAACATGTGGCGGGGGTCTGCCTCGCCAACGACGTCTCCGAACGCAGTTTCCAGACCGAGCGCCAGGGACAATGGTCCAAGGGCAAGTCGTCGGACAATTTCGGCCCGCTCGGGCCCTGGCTCGTGACCCTCGACGAGATCGCGGACCTGAACGCCCTTCCCATGTGGCTCGACGTCAACGGCGAGCGCATGCAGGACGGCTCCACCGCGGACATGATCTACAAGGTGCCCTTCCTCGTCTCCTACCTGTCGCAGTTCTTCACGCTCCGACCGGGCGACGTGATTTCCACCGGCACGCCCGCGGGCGTCGGCATGGGGATGACGCCGCCGCGTTTCCTGCGCGCGGGCGATGTGGTGGAACTCGGCATCGAGGGGCTGGGGCGCCAGAAACAGCTCGTCGTCGAGGACGCGTGA
- the gph gene encoding phosphoglycolate phosphatase (PGP is an essential enzyme in the glycolate salvage pathway in higher organisms (photorespiration in plants). Phosphoglycolate results from the oxidase activity of RubisCO in the Calvin cycle when concentrations of carbon dioxide are low relative to oxygen. This enzyme is a member of the Haloacid Dehalogenase (HAD) superfamily of aspartate-nucleophile hydrolase enzymes (PF00702).) translates to MRILFDLDGTLIDSVPDLRALANRVLAGEGCAPITLEQARDFVGSGAPVFVRRMRAACGIPDSEQDRLYRAFLDGYETAVDLTRPWPGVPEALEALKGAGHRLGVATNKPWRPACAVLDHLGLSHVFDTVLGGDSLATRKPDPTMLHDGFAALGGGLRLFVGDSEIDAETAHAAGVPFLLYAHGYRKAEIPELRAEAVFDHFADLPELVAATARAHAL, encoded by the coding sequence ATGCGCATCCTCTTTGACCTCGACGGCACGCTGATCGACAGCGTGCCCGACCTCCGGGCCCTCGCGAACCGGGTCCTCGCGGGCGAGGGCTGCGCCCCGATCACCCTCGAGCAGGCGCGCGACTTCGTCGGCAGCGGCGCGCCGGTCTTCGTGCGCCGGATGCGCGCGGCCTGCGGCATCCCGGACAGCGAACAGGACCGGCTCTACCGCGCCTTCCTCGACGGCTACGAGACGGCGGTTGACCTGACCCGTCCCTGGCCCGGTGTGCCCGAGGCGCTGGAGGCGCTCAAGGGGGCCGGTCATCGCCTCGGCGTCGCGACGAACAAGCCCTGGCGTCCGGCCTGCGCGGTGCTCGACCATCTCGGCCTGTCGCACGTCTTCGACACCGTGCTGGGGGGCGACAGCCTGGCGACGCGCAAGCCCGACCCGACGATGCTCCACGACGGCTTCGCCGCGCTGGGCGGCGGGCTGCGCCTCTTCGTCGGCGACAGCGAGATCGACGCGGAGACCGCCCATGCGGCGGGGGTGCCCTTCCTGCTCTACGCCCATGGCTATCGCAAGGCGGAGATCCCCGAGCTGCGCGCCGAGGCGGTGTTCGACCATTTCGCGGACCTGCCGGAGCTGGTGGCGGCCACCGCACGGGCGCACGCGCTCTAG
- a CDS encoding NAD(P)H-dependent glycerol-3-phosphate dehydrogenase, with product MKDSATQTPPEPYARLAVLGAGSWGTALATVLARNGRHVRLWARRPDLANAINADHRNDDYLPGVDLPPALGATSDLAAALEGAEAVLIVTPSSTLRQMSQAIAPHIPAGIPIALACKGVEKRTGYLLSEVVAEELPGHPVGAVSGPTFARETALDHPTAATVAFPFTYADRLEPRNSPAARLALSLSGGGFRPYVSDDLVGVEVGGAVKNVIAIACGMMSGAGFAENTRAALITRGTDEMKLLAQALGGRRETVTGLSGAGDLTLTCSSTTSRNMSLGFQLGQGIPRPSCFEGRPVVVEGEVNAVSVTDLAHRIGVPMPICETVHSVLHKGADLRAAFTALWARPIEAEPAALDLSLDHPFPDLPLQFGDRTP from the coding sequence ATCAAGGATTCTGCCACACAGACCCCGCCCGAGCCCTATGCCCGCCTCGCCGTTCTCGGCGCCGGCAGTTGGGGCACCGCTCTCGCGACCGTCCTCGCGCGCAACGGACGCCATGTGCGCCTCTGGGCGCGCCGCCCGGACCTTGCGAACGCGATCAACGCCGATCACCGGAATGACGACTATCTGCCCGGTGTCGACCTGCCGCCCGCGCTGGGCGCCACCTCCGATCTCGCCGCCGCGCTCGAGGGCGCGGAGGCGGTGCTGATCGTGACACCCTCCTCGACCCTGCGGCAGATGAGCCAGGCCATCGCCCCGCACATCCCCGCAGGCATTCCCATCGCCCTTGCCTGCAAGGGCGTGGAGAAGCGCACCGGCTACCTGCTGTCGGAGGTGGTGGCCGAGGAACTGCCCGGCCATCCGGTCGGCGCGGTCTCCGGCCCGACCTTCGCGCGGGAGACCGCGCTCGACCACCCGACGGCGGCGACCGTCGCCTTTCCCTTCACCTATGCCGACCGGCTCGAACCGCGCAACAGCCCGGCGGCGCGGCTTGCGCTGTCGCTCTCCGGCGGTGGCTTCCGGCCCTATGTCTCCGACGATCTCGTCGGCGTCGAGGTCGGCGGCGCGGTCAAGAACGTGATCGCCATCGCCTGCGGGATGATGTCGGGCGCGGGCTTTGCCGAGAACACCCGCGCCGCCCTCATCACCCGCGGCACGGACGAGATGAAGCTGCTCGCCCAGGCGCTCGGCGGGCGGCGGGAGACGGTCACCGGCCTTTCCGGGGCGGGCGATCTCACCCTCACCTGTTCCTCCACCACCTCGCGCAACATGTCGCTGGGCTTCCAGCTCGGCCAGGGCATCCCGCGCCCCTCCTGTTTCGAGGGCCGCCCCGTCGTCGTGGAGGGCGAGGTGAACGCGGTCTCCGTCACCGATCTGGCGCATCGCATCGGCGTGCCCATGCCGATCTGCGAGACCGTGCATTCCGTGCTCCACAAGGGCGCCGACCTGCGCGCGGCCTTCACCGCGCTCTGGGCCCGTCCGATCGAGGCGGAGCCCGCCGCGCTCGATCTCTCGCTCGATCATCCCTTCCCCGACCTTCCGCTGCAATTCGGAGACAGAACCCCATGA
- a CDS encoding HAD-IIB family hydrolase has product MNVHASPRPVIADRRFTLATDLDGTFLGGTEADRRRLYDWIEANRDTIGLIFVTGRDPEFIMQMCRERGLPWPEYVVGDVGTTIAHVRGDGHVEPIPELEADISSRWKDAGAAVREALDGHPGLTLQPTPFRYRVSYDLDAESFDAGAKDKVADMGLDWLISDNRFFDVLPKGVSKGPSIRRLVDHLGIPEARVLCAGDTLNDLSMLISGLPAVAVGNSERPLCERLDAHEGDQDRIYRASAHGAAGILEAVDAFSLHDTPKGD; this is encoded by the coding sequence ATGAACGTCCACGCCTCCCCGCGCCCGGTCATCGCCGACCGGCGCTTCACCCTCGCCACCGATCTCGACGGCACGTTCCTCGGCGGCACGGAGGCCGACCGCCGCCGCCTCTACGACTGGATCGAGGCGAACCGCGACACGATCGGGCTGATCTTCGTCACCGGGCGCGACCCGGAATTCATCATGCAGATGTGCCGGGAACGCGGGCTGCCCTGGCCCGAATACGTGGTGGGCGACGTCGGCACCACCATCGCCCATGTGCGCGGGGACGGTCATGTGGAGCCGATCCCGGAGCTCGAGGCCGATATCTCCTCGCGCTGGAAGGACGCCGGCGCGGCGGTGCGCGAGGCGCTCGACGGCCATCCCGGCCTCACGCTCCAGCCGACGCCCTTCCGCTACCGGGTGAGCTACGACCTCGACGCCGAAAGCTTCGATGCGGGCGCGAAGGACAAGGTGGCGGACATGGGCCTCGACTGGCTCATTTCCGACAACCGCTTCTTCGACGTGCTGCCGAAGGGCGTTTCCAAGGGGCCGTCGATCCGGCGGCTCGTCGACCATCTCGGCATCCCGGAGGCGCGGGTGCTCTGCGCGGGCGACACGCTCAACGACCTGTCGATGCTGATCTCCGGCCTGCCCGCCGTGGCCGTGGGCAATTCCGAGCGCCCGCTCTGCGAGCGGCTCGATGCGCATGAGGGCGACCAGGACCGCATCTACCGCGCCTCCGCCCATGGCGCCGCCGGCATCCTCGAGGCCGTCGACGCCTTTTCCCTGCACGACACACCGAAAGGAGACTGA
- the ggpS gene encoding glucosylglycerol-phosphate synthase, with protein MSSNLVIVYHRQPYEEVEVDGKIEYRENKSPNGIVPTLKSFFGKFERGAWIAWKEAEDPANPDFERVVEIDDAYGTYNVSRLPLTREQVSSFYHVSSKEAFWPVLHGFKERYNYDPVDWPTFREVNWAFAEAAAAEAAEGAVVWIHDYNLWLVPGYLRRLRPDVKISFFHHTPFPNADIFNVLPWRREILQSLLACDVVGFHIPRYVNNFVSAARSLLEVETQKREKVKPEMNAETSALSEQSVVTELAYEGRTVRLQASPVGVDVDYIESLAGREATARKVAEIERELNGCKLVLSVGRTDYTKGGIEQLQSFERLLENRPDLRGKVRLMHVSVAANRNMTAYEEIQRALEHQAGMLNGRFGSLEWQPVALISRPIPFVDLVAYYRAADVAWITPLADGMNLVCKEYCAARTDGDGVLVLSEFAGAAVELPSAVPTNPFSHKSMDGAIAFALEMPEAERRGRMERAREMVRKQDVRFWAEDQMRAFDTSDLPGGVDFAAA; from the coding sequence ATGTCCTCCAATCTCGTCATCGTCTATCACCGTCAGCCCTATGAGGAAGTCGAGGTCGACGGAAAGATCGAATACCGCGAAAACAAGAGCCCGAACGGCATCGTGCCGACGCTGAAGAGCTTCTTCGGCAAGTTCGAGCGCGGCGCCTGGATCGCCTGGAAGGAGGCCGAGGATCCCGCCAATCCCGATTTCGAGCGGGTGGTGGAGATCGACGACGCCTATGGCACCTACAACGTCTCGCGCCTGCCGCTGACCAGGGAGCAGGTGTCGAGCTTCTACCACGTCTCCTCCAAGGAGGCGTTCTGGCCGGTGCTGCACGGGTTCAAGGAACGCTACAACTATGACCCGGTCGACTGGCCGACCTTCCGCGAGGTGAACTGGGCCTTCGCCGAGGCCGCCGCCGCCGAGGCCGCCGAGGGGGCCGTGGTGTGGATCCACGACTACAACCTCTGGCTCGTGCCCGGCTACCTGCGCCGGCTGCGCCCGGATGTGAAGATCTCCTTCTTCCACCACACGCCCTTCCCGAATGCCGATATCTTCAACGTGCTGCCCTGGCGCCGCGAGATCCTGCAAAGCCTGCTGGCCTGCGACGTCGTCGGCTTCCACATCCCGCGCTACGTGAACAATTTCGTCTCCGCCGCACGCTCCCTGCTCGAGGTCGAGACGCAGAAGCGCGAGAAGGTGAAACCGGAGATGAACGCGGAGACCTCGGCCCTGTCCGAGCAGTCCGTGGTGACCGAGCTGGCCTATGAGGGCCGCACCGTGCGGCTCCAGGCGAGCCCCGTGGGCGTCGATGTCGACTATATCGAAAGCCTGGCCGGGCGCGAGGCGACCGCGAGGAAGGTCGCGGAGATCGAGCGCGAGCTGAACGGCTGCAAGCTCGTCCTCTCCGTCGGGCGCACCGATTACACGAAGGGCGGGATCGAACAGCTCCAGAGCTTCGAGCGCCTTCTGGAGAACCGCCCCGACCTGCGCGGCAAGGTGCGGCTCATGCACGTCTCCGTCGCCGCGAACCGCAACATGACCGCCTATGAGGAGATCCAGCGCGCCCTCGAACACCAGGCGGGGATGCTGAACGGCCGCTTCGGCTCGCTCGAATGGCAGCCCGTGGCGCTGATTTCCCGGCCCATCCCCTTCGTCGATCTCGTGGCCTATTACCGCGCCGCCGATGTGGCCTGGATCACGCCGCTCGCGGACGGGATGAACCTCGTGTGCAAGGAATATTGCGCCGCGCGCACCGATGGCGACGGGGTGCTCGTGCTCTCCGAATTCGCCGGGGCGGCGGTGGAGCTTCCCTCCGCCGTGCCCACCAACCCGTTCTCGCACAAGTCGATGGACGGGGCGATCGCCTTCGCGCTCGAGATGCCGGAGGCCGAACGCCGCGGGCGCATGGAGCGCGCGCGGGAGATGGTGCGCAAGCAGGACGTGCGCTTCTGGGCCGAGGACCAGATGCGCGCCTTCGACACCTCCGACCTCCCCGGCGGCGTGGATTTCGCCGCCGCGTGA
- a CDS encoding maleylpyruvate isomerase N-terminal domain-containing protein, with product MAAEDMPDDTAGDRDGAARAALKARQGKGARYDAARAPAEDLLLARRGTAYFARKLMELPDADLSGPSALPGLTRAHVVARVSYAARHEALALEALAGGDEGSGVGAIPQLPEALPSPDLAATLPARALRHLFHHSAVHLNVCWRDLTDADWDRQITLPDGSITTPRTLPRRRARHIWQAAIDLANGARPQDIPKHLRNA from the coding sequence ATGGCCGCGGAAGACATGCCGGACGACACTGCGGGCGACCGCGACGGCGCGGCGCGGGCCGCGCTGAAGGCCCGCCAGGGCAAGGGCGCGCGCTACGACGCCGCCCGCGCCCCGGCGGAGGACCTGCTGCTGGCGCGCCGCGGCACGGCCTATTTCGCGCGCAAGCTGATGGAACTGCCGGATGCGGATCTCTCCGGGCCCTCGGCCCTGCCGGGGCTGACGCGCGCGCATGTCGTGGCCCGCGTGAGCTATGCCGCCCGCCACGAGGCGCTGGCGCTCGAGGCGCTGGCCGGGGGCGACGAGGGCAGCGGCGTGGGCGCGATCCCGCAGCTGCCCGAGGCCCTGCCCTCCCCCGATCTCGCCGCAACCCTGCCGGCGCGCGCGCTGCGGCACCTGTTCCACCATTCCGCGGTGCATCTCAACGTCTGCTGGCGCGACCTGACGGACGCGGACTGGGACCGCCAGATCACCCTGCCCGACGGCAGCATCACCACCCCCCGCACCCTGCCCCGCCGCCGCGCCCGACACATCTGGCAGGCCGCCATCGACCTCGCCAACGGCGCAAGACCACAAGACATCCCAAAACACCTCAGAAACGCCTGA
- a CDS encoding cupin domain-containing protein, translated as MLTDTRDHDTVDHAMQPEDTPELRALYKGFEDESLIPLWTQLGDLMPIHPKSKAVPHVWKWSALLPLAEKAGELVPVGRGGERRAIGLANPGLAPHAYISPTLWAAIQYLGPRETAPEHRHSQNAFRFVVEGEGVWTVVNGDPVRMSRGDLLLTPGWCFHGHHNDTDHPMAWIDGLDIPFSQQMDVGFFEFGSDRVTDYATPNFSRGERLWCHPGLRPLSGLQDTVASPIGAYRWEFTDRALSEQLLLEDEGQPATVAPGHAAIRYVNPTTGGDVMPTIRCEFHRLRAGTETATRNEVGSTVFQVFEGRGAVVLNGERTPLETGDMFVVPSWVPWSLQAETQFDLFRFSDAPIMEALSFMRRKVEGQV; from the coding sequence ATGCTGACCGATACCCGCGACCACGACACCGTCGACCATGCGATGCAGCCCGAGGACACGCCCGAGCTGCGCGCGCTCTACAAGGGGTTCGAGGACGAAAGCCTGATCCCGCTCTGGACCCAGCTCGGCGACCTGATGCCGATCCATCCGAAATCGAAGGCGGTGCCGCATGTCTGGAAATGGTCCGCGCTGCTGCCGCTGGCGGAGAAGGCGGGCGAGCTGGTGCCGGTCGGCCGCGGCGGCGAGCGCCGGGCCATCGGGCTGGCCAATCCCGGCCTCGCGCCCCATGCCTATATCTCGCCGACGCTCTGGGCGGCGATCCAGTATCTCGGCCCGCGCGAGACCGCGCCCGAACACCGCCACAGCCAGAACGCCTTCCGCTTCGTCGTCGAGGGCGAGGGCGTCTGGACCGTGGTGAACGGCGATCCGGTGCGCATGAGCCGCGGCGATCTGTTGCTGACGCCGGGCTGGTGTTTCCACGGCCATCACAACGACACGGATCATCCGATGGCCTGGATCGACGGGCTCGACATTCCGTTCAGCCAGCAGATGGATGTGGGCTTCTTCGAATTCGGCTCGGACCGGGTGACGGATTACGCGACGCCGAACTTCTCGCGCGGCGAGCGGCTCTGGTGCCATCCCGGCCTGCGGCCGCTCTCGGGGCTGCAGGACACTGTCGCCTCGCCGATCGGCGCCTATCGCTGGGAGTTCACCGACCGGGCGCTGAGCGAACAGCTTTTGCTCGAGGACGAGGGCCAGCCCGCCACCGTCGCGCCCGGCCATGCCGCGATCCGTTACGTCAACCCGACCACCGGCGGCGACGTGATGCCGACGATCCGCTGCGAATTCCACCGGCTGCGCGCGGGGACCGAGACGGCGACGCGCAACGAGGTCGGCTCGACCGTGTTCCAGGTCTTCGAGGGCCGGGGCGCGGTGGTGCTGAACGGCGAGAGGACCCCGCTCGAGACGGGCGACATGTTCGTCGTGCCCTCCTGGGTGCCGTGGTCGTTGCAGGCGGAGACGCAGTTCGACCTGTTCCGCTTCTCGGACGCGCCGATCATGGAGGCGCTGTCCTTCATGCGCAGGAAGGTCGAGGGGCAGGTCTGA
- the maiA gene encoding maleylacetoacetate isomerase, with amino-acid sequence MTLKLHNFFRSSTSTRLRAALNLKGLEYDYIPYVLRDGETRRPDYLAKNPQGLVPTLETGEGRFLTQSLAIIEWLEETHPEPPLLPADPDGRARVRALSYMIACEIHPLNNLRVLFRLRDQFGADEAAQKDWFTHWVTLTFDALEAELSRSQDTGTYCHGETPGLADCCLYAQVWNNRRFGIPLDTWPTLARIQEALEHLPAFTRAAPPNQPDAA; translated from the coding sequence ATGACGCTGAAGCTGCACAATTTCTTCCGCTCCTCCACCTCGACGCGGCTCAGGGCCGCGTTGAACCTCAAGGGGCTGGAATATGACTATATCCCCTATGTGCTGCGCGACGGGGAGACCCGCAGGCCGGACTACCTCGCGAAGAACCCGCAGGGTCTGGTGCCGACGCTCGAGACCGGGGAGGGCCGGTTCCTGACGCAGTCGCTCGCGATCATCGAATGGCTCGAGGAGACCCACCCCGAGCCGCCGCTCCTGCCCGCCGATCCCGACGGGCGGGCGCGGGTGCGGGCGCTGTCTTATATGATCGCCTGCGAGATCCACCCGCTCAACAACCTGCGCGTGCTGTTCCGGCTGCGCGACCAGTTCGGGGCCGACGAGGCGGCGCAGAAGGACTGGTTCACCCATTGGGTGACGCTGACCTTCGACGCGCTGGAAGCCGAGCTGTCGAGATCGCAGGACACCGGCACCTATTGCCATGGCGAGACGCCGGGCCTGGCCGATTGCTGCCTCTATGCGCAGGTCTGGAACAACCGCCGCTTCGGCATCCCGCTCGACACCTGGCCCACCCTCGCGCGCATCCAGGAGGCGCTCGAGCATTTGCCCGCCTTCACCAGGGCGGCCCCGCCCAATCAACCGGACGCCGCGTAA